The Rubrivirga sp. SAORIC476 genome contains a region encoding:
- a CDS encoding two-component regulator propeller domain-containing protein: MRLLLLLSLATLAVVGRAQPGTALFERAVVIEPRLPQSSVYEVLEDRQGFLWFATREGLGRWDGYTMRTWRRQAFDAGSLPGNVVRQLIEDATGDLWAVTEATDQRPTGVARLVGPAHDEVRRYEHAHVRLFVGPDGAAWLADSLALHRFDAAQDRFVRVRSRLQRTAPTGGLATRDGTLWVTSDDGLEAYAPDGRARRVDAPPGWGHPTGSSDAFHALAEAPDGTLWVGGVHLGRLDRERCAIERVPGPMPVVQGYGTGLAVGTILPDATGLWLATYDGVYRFSFADGTFARHSLRLPGDIPTQNWVSALHHDRTGTLWAGTVWGLHRAAPAPPPFRLLAHDPDDPNSLGSGIILSIHRDAQGTMWVGTLGGGLNRIGADGRVTRYRSGPAGSPTHDWIWALASDDRTLWIGTGLSLDAVDLDRPSRVRRVALDAGQDPHNPEGAQGLWTDADQTLWFGFRGRLWRKTARGDTASTAAPFASGIQAIRTVPGGAWVGTSDGLYRYDTARDAFEGFRHDPDDPTSLSDDATIALHLDRRGRLWVGTQGGLSRYEGDGHFSHLTAADGLPSNVVYGILEDDAGRLWISTNRGLARYDESATPRIRAFTVEDGVGNVEFNRGAAFRDADGTMYFGGDRGVTVFHPDALDAPAPVSPVVLTAVHRSTRAGTTTERYVGPEGVSLAPDETTVEIEFAALDFLNGHQSRYAVWLDGWDDGWVEVGDRRRVNFTNLPPGRYAFRVRAANADGIWGAETVVPLVVRPALHQTAWFQWLTALALLGLVAGVGWDVSRRRYRRELAALEAQRALEAERSRISRDMHDEVGASLSEIAVLSEVARRQLGEAAVTEERLTRIADSSRLMLERLGQIVWAVNPRNDRLPALAGYLREHAARYLDAHALTARLAFPARLPDVPVSAEIRRTALLVLKEALHNAAKHAEANAVGVSFEVVAGRVLLTIRDDGRGFTEAGGDGAAARFIGGNGLGNMASRARDAGGTLAVTSAPGTGCTVRLDIPLVSPPGGSSVDVRPRMETAP; the protein is encoded by the coding sequence GTGCGCCTGCTGCTCCTCCTTTCCCTCGCCACGCTGGCCGTCGTCGGCCGCGCGCAGCCCGGCACCGCCCTATTCGAGCGGGCCGTGGTCATCGAGCCGCGCCTCCCGCAGTCGTCGGTCTACGAGGTGCTGGAGGACCGGCAGGGGTTCCTGTGGTTCGCCACGCGCGAGGGGCTGGGCCGCTGGGACGGCTACACCATGCGGACCTGGCGCCGCCAGGCGTTCGACGCGGGGTCGCTGCCCGGCAACGTGGTCCGCCAACTGATCGAGGACGCCACGGGCGACCTCTGGGCGGTCACCGAGGCCACGGACCAGCGCCCCACCGGGGTCGCCCGGCTCGTCGGCCCCGCCCATGACGAGGTCCGCCGCTACGAGCACGCGCACGTCCGGCTGTTCGTCGGGCCGGACGGTGCCGCCTGGCTGGCGGACTCGCTGGCGCTCCACCGCTTCGACGCGGCCCAGGACCGCTTCGTCCGCGTCCGCTCCCGGCTCCAGCGGACCGCGCCGACCGGTGGGCTCGCGACCCGCGATGGGACCCTCTGGGTGACCTCCGACGACGGTCTCGAAGCCTACGCCCCCGACGGCCGCGCGCGACGCGTCGACGCCCCGCCCGGGTGGGGGCACCCGACCGGCTCGTCCGACGCCTTCCACGCCCTCGCCGAGGCGCCCGACGGGACCCTGTGGGTCGGGGGCGTCCACCTCGGGCGGCTCGACCGAGAGCGCTGCGCCATCGAGAGGGTCCCCGGCCCCATGCCCGTGGTGCAGGGCTACGGCACCGGGCTGGCCGTCGGCACCATTCTCCCGGACGCGACCGGCCTCTGGCTCGCCACCTACGACGGCGTCTACCGATTCTCCTTCGCCGACGGCACCTTCGCGCGCCACTCGCTCCGCCTCCCCGGCGACATCCCCACCCAGAACTGGGTCTCGGCGCTACACCACGACCGGACGGGCACCCTCTGGGCGGGAACCGTCTGGGGTCTCCACCGCGCCGCGCCCGCGCCCCCTCCGTTCCGGCTCCTCGCCCACGACCCCGACGACCCGAACTCGCTCGGCAGTGGCATCATCCTCTCCATACACCGCGACGCGCAGGGGACGATGTGGGTGGGCACCCTCGGTGGCGGCCTCAACCGGATCGGGGCAGACGGGCGCGTCACGCGCTACCGCTCGGGTCCGGCTGGCAGCCCGACGCACGACTGGATCTGGGCCCTCGCCAGCGACGACCGCACCCTCTGGATCGGGACTGGCCTCAGCCTCGACGCCGTCGACCTCGACCGGCCCTCCAGGGTCCGACGCGTCGCTCTCGATGCAGGGCAGGACCCGCACAACCCCGAGGGCGCCCAGGGGCTCTGGACCGACGCCGACCAGACCCTCTGGTTCGGGTTCCGAGGCCGGCTCTGGAGGAAGACCGCACGCGGCGACACCGCCTCGACGGCGGCGCCCTTCGCGAGTGGCATCCAGGCCATCCGGACGGTTCCCGGCGGCGCCTGGGTCGGGACCTCCGATGGCCTCTACCGCTACGACACTGCCCGCGACGCGTTCGAGGGATTTCGTCACGACCCGGACGACCCGACCTCCCTCTCCGACGACGCCACCATCGCCCTGCACCTCGACCGCCGGGGTCGGCTCTGGGTCGGGACGCAGGGCGGGCTGAGCCGCTACGAGGGGGATGGACACTTCAGTCACCTCACCGCGGCCGACGGCCTGCCCAGCAACGTGGTCTACGGCATCCTCGAAGACGACGCCGGGCGGCTGTGGATCTCGACCAACCGCGGTCTCGCCCGCTACGACGAGTCCGCCACGCCCCGCATCCGGGCGTTCACCGTCGAGGACGGGGTCGGCAATGTCGAGTTCAACCGGGGGGCCGCCTTCCGCGACGCCGACGGGACGATGTACTTCGGCGGAGACCGCGGGGTGACCGTCTTCCACCCCGATGCGCTCGATGCCCCCGCGCCCGTCTCCCCCGTCGTGCTGACGGCCGTCCACCGATCGACACGGGCCGGGACGACCACCGAGCGGTACGTCGGGCCGGAGGGCGTGTCGCTAGCGCCCGACGAGACGACGGTCGAGATCGAGTTCGCCGCGCTCGACTTCCTCAACGGTCACCAGAGCCGCTACGCGGTCTGGCTGGACGGCTGGGACGACGGCTGGGTCGAGGTCGGCGACCGGCGGCGGGTCAACTTCACCAACCTCCCCCCCGGTCGGTACGCCTTCCGGGTGCGCGCCGCCAACGCGGACGGCATCTGGGGGGCCGAGACCGTGGTGCCCCTCGTCGTCCGCCCGGCGCTCCACCAGACGGCCTGGTTCCAGTGGCTCACGGCGCTGGCGCTGCTGGGGTTGGTGGCGGGCGTCGGCTGGGACGTATCAAGGCGACGGTACCGGCGCGAGCTGGCCGCGCTGGAAGCGCAGCGGGCGCTGGAGGCCGAGCGGTCGCGTATCTCGCGCGACATGCACGACGAGGTGGGCGCGAGCCTGAGCGAGATCGCGGTGCTGTCCGAGGTGGCGCGGCGCCAGCTCGGCGAGGCGGCGGTGACCGAGGAGCGGCTGACTCGCATCGCCGACTCGTCGCGGTTGATGCTGGAGCGCCTCGGGCAGATCGTGTGGGCGGTCAATCCGCGCAACGACCGCCTGCCTGCGCTGGCAGGCTACCTGCGTGAGCACGCGGCCCGCTACCTCGACGCCCACGCCCTGACGGCCCGCCTGGCCTTTCCCGCTCGCCTGCCCGACGTGCCGGTTTCCGCGGAGATCCGCCGGACAGCGCTCCTCGTGCTGAAGGAGGCGCTACACAACGCGGCCAAACACGCCGAGGCGAACGCCGTCGGCGTCTCGTTCGAGGTGGTCGCAGGGCGGGTCCTCCTCACCATCCGCGACGACGGCCGCGGCTTCACCGAGGCCGGCGGGGACGGCGCGGCGGCCCGGTTCATCGGTGGCAACGGACTCGGCAACATGGCCTCGCGCGCACGCGACGCAGGCGGCACCCTCGCCGTGACCTCGGCGCCGGGGACCGGCTGCACGGTCAGGCTCGACATTCCGCTCGTCAGCCCGCCGGGCGGATCGTCCGTTGATGTGAGGCCCCGCATGGAGACCGCGCCCTAG
- a CDS encoding FxLYD domain-containing protein, translating to MTRLLPLVLVLVLAACGSEPPAADVTGLRLQREGTAYPTLQGTLVNRGPGAISSADVFVTLYDAQNRPMDDVLVQVRNVADGDSARFEQRLDLQAGAAKLKYVGVN from the coding sequence GTGACTCGTCTTCTCCCGCTCGTCCTCGTTCTCGTGCTCGCCGCCTGCGGCAGTGAACCGCCCGCGGCGGACGTCACCGGCCTGCGGCTCCAGCGCGAGGGCACCGCCTACCCGACGCTTCAGGGCACACTCGTCAACCGGGGACCAGGGGCGATCTCGTCTGCCGACGTGTTCGTGACGCTCTACGACGCCCAGAACCGACCCATGGACGACGTGCTGGTCCAGGTCCGCAACGTGGCCGATGGGGACTCGGCGCGCTTCGAGCAGCGGCTGGACCTCCAGGCGGGGGCGGCCAAGCTGAAGTACGTCGGTGTGAACTGA
- a CDS encoding OmpA family protein, translating to MPTRPLLLAAVAFGLAACSPGAIADRVQTRVGNDIDRRVEQRALDIANRTLDLAEGAIVCVVTDQACIDDARAHGQEPVVVDADGEPVSGYEPAGSTGSATGSPSMAAPQGVWANYDFVPGERVLFVHDFEGSRVGNFPSRLGYIAGNLDVVVLGSGDDATRVLRVGESDTRGGNGCFTISLPETLPERFTLEFRTMTTDPQRRDRIYLFSDGSDDTPDTRCTYPPPTHLYASTQNTGLTWPGTDQVSASGYGANEWGSVALGCDGDYCKVFVNGVRKANVPRWEFPRASELHVFMNVYRHSLYIDDLRIAEGGQRSLYDDLEADGEISTTAIRFDTGSATLRPESGGYLAQVVEMMEQHPDLRLEVQGHTDADGSDATNQSLSERRAAAVAAYLAGQGIDRGRMTTVGFGESQPAASNTTAEGKAQNRRVVFRRL from the coding sequence ATGCCGACCCGCCCCCTCCTCCTCGCCGCCGTGGCCTTCGGGCTCGCCGCCTGCTCCCCTGGCGCCATCGCCGACCGCGTCCAGACGCGCGTCGGCAATGACATCGACCGCCGCGTCGAGCAGCGCGCGCTCGACATCGCCAACCGGACGCTCGACCTCGCCGAGGGCGCCATCGTGTGCGTCGTCACCGATCAGGCGTGCATCGACGACGCCCGCGCGCACGGCCAGGAGCCCGTCGTGGTGGACGCCGACGGCGAGCCCGTCTCCGGCTACGAGCCCGCGGGCAGCACCGGCAGCGCCACGGGGAGCCCCTCGATGGCCGCCCCGCAAGGCGTCTGGGCCAACTACGACTTCGTCCCCGGCGAGCGCGTCCTCTTCGTCCACGACTTCGAGGGCTCGCGGGTCGGCAACTTCCCGTCCCGCCTCGGCTACATCGCGGGCAACCTCGACGTGGTCGTGCTCGGCTCGGGCGACGACGCGACCCGCGTGCTCCGCGTCGGCGAGAGCGACACGCGCGGGGGGAACGGGTGCTTCACGATCTCGCTCCCCGAGACGCTCCCTGAGCGGTTCACCCTCGAGTTCCGCACGATGACCACCGACCCGCAGCGTCGGGACCGGATCTACCTCTTCTCCGACGGCTCCGACGACACGCCCGACACCCGCTGCACCTACCCGCCCCCGACCCACCTCTACGCCAGCACGCAGAACACCGGCCTCACGTGGCCGGGCACCGACCAGGTGTCGGCCAGCGGCTACGGCGCCAACGAGTGGGGCTCGGTCGCGCTCGGCTGCGACGGCGACTACTGCAAGGTGTTCGTCAACGGTGTTCGCAAGGCGAACGTGCCGCGCTGGGAGTTCCCCCGCGCGTCGGAGTTGCACGTGTTCATGAACGTGTACCGCCACAGCCTCTACATCGACGACCTCCGCATCGCCGAGGGCGGCCAGCGCTCGCTGTACGACGACCTGGAGGCCGATGGCGAGATCTCGACCACGGCGATCCGCTTCGACACCGGCAGCGCGACGCTCCGCCCCGAGTCGGGTGGCTACCTCGCCCAGGTCGTCGAGATGATGGAGCAGCACCCCGACCTCCGCCTCGAAGTCCAGGGCCACACCGACGCCGACGGGTCGGACGCCACCAACCAGTCGCTCTCAGAGCGCCGCGCGGCGGCCGTCGCCGCCTATCTCGCGGGCCAGGGCATCGACCGGGGGCGGATGACGACGGTCGGCTTCGGGGAGAGCCAGCCCGCCGCGTCCAACACCACGGCGGAGGGCAAGGCGCAGAACCGACGCGTTGTCTTCAGGCGGCTGTGA
- a CDS encoding valine--tRNA ligase, whose amino-acid sequence MTEIPRDRGSKPATPETPAPASADGPYEPDAVEQTWYRYWEDGGFFHADPEAVTSGAKQPFVIPMPPPNVTGRLHMGHGLQDTVQDLLIRYKRMQGFEALWIPGMDHAGIATQNVVERTLKKEGVDRKAIGREAFLEHVWNWKEEYGGIILQQKRRLGDSCDWRYERFTMDDGLSRAVQDVFVTLHEQGLVYRGEYLVNWDPDNQTVISNEEVDNVERPGHLWTVRYPVVDADGTPTGETIDIATTRPETIPADTAIAVHPEDERYAALVGKTVKVPMVGRIVPIIADDYVKMDFGAGALKVTPGHDENDFQIGRRHDLETVSLMNLDGTLNEEGGPYAGLDRFDARKAIVADLEANGQLVKTEEHVNSVPISSRSKAVIEPLLSPQWYVAMQPLADKALAVVNDGTITFHPSRWANEYRRWLEDIRDWPISRQLWWGHRIPVWYPVDADGVRDEDAFVVSVDSPGEGYVQDEDVLDTWFSSWLWPFATLGWPEKTDALKAFYPGSVLVSGYDILFFWIARMIMAGTHFLDEVPYTDVFITGMIKDKQGRWMSKSLGNGIDPLDMIETYGADAVRYTLAVLCAQGQDIKLDEGKFEGGRNFANKIWNASRVFGRFVEKDAAGRPTEDLRRERDFADLDLAERWLLTRLHETTEAVTEALDKYRISEAAHLAYDFVWRDFCDWYLEVSKAPHGETPSRETLALSTEVFEQILQLLHPFMPFVTEELWWTLRPRQPGDALIAAAWPAPDPAETDAEAAGTFATVQDLVTAIRQVRAQYNVPPSQDVRALIVTGDAATATALEGAREYVERLAGLSALTLGADLDKPKASAAVVVGPHIVYVPLEGMIDLDVERARLQKEIDAKRGFLGGVEKKLLNEAFVSRAPEAVVAKERQKADDAKAEIAALQANLADLG is encoded by the coding sequence ATGACCGAGATCCCCCGCGACCGAGGCTCCAAGCCTGCGACCCCCGAGACGCCCGCCCCGGCCTCCGCCGACGGCCCCTACGAGCCCGACGCCGTCGAGCAGACGTGGTACCGCTACTGGGAGGACGGCGGCTTCTTCCACGCCGACCCCGAGGCGGTCACCTCCGGCGCCAAGCAGCCGTTCGTGATCCCGATGCCGCCGCCCAACGTGACCGGGCGCCTCCACATGGGCCACGGCCTGCAGGACACCGTCCAGGACCTGCTCATCCGCTACAAGCGGATGCAGGGCTTCGAGGCGCTCTGGATCCCGGGCATGGACCACGCGGGCATCGCGACCCAGAACGTCGTCGAGCGGACCCTCAAGAAGGAGGGCGTCGACCGCAAGGCCATCGGCCGGGAGGCGTTCTTGGAGCACGTCTGGAACTGGAAGGAGGAGTACGGCGGCATCATCCTGCAGCAGAAGCGCCGCCTCGGCGACTCGTGCGACTGGCGCTACGAGCGCTTCACGATGGACGACGGCCTGAGCCGCGCCGTCCAGGACGTGTTCGTGACGCTCCACGAGCAGGGCCTCGTCTACCGCGGCGAGTACCTCGTCAACTGGGACCCGGACAACCAGACGGTGATCTCCAACGAGGAGGTCGACAACGTCGAGCGGCCCGGGCACCTGTGGACCGTCCGGTACCCCGTCGTGGACGCGGACGGTACACCGACTGGGGAGACCATCGACATCGCGACGACGCGGCCGGAGACGATCCCGGCCGACACCGCCATCGCGGTCCACCCCGAGGACGAGCGCTACGCCGCGCTGGTCGGCAAGACGGTGAAGGTGCCGATGGTCGGCCGCATCGTGCCCATCATCGCCGACGACTACGTCAAGATGGACTTCGGCGCGGGCGCGCTCAAGGTGACGCCGGGCCACGACGAGAACGATTTCCAGATCGGGCGGCGGCATGACCTGGAAACCGTGTCGCTGATGAACCTCGACGGGACGCTCAACGAGGAGGGCGGCCCGTACGCGGGCCTGGACCGCTTCGACGCGCGGAAGGCCATCGTCGCGGACCTGGAGGCGAACGGCCAGCTCGTGAAGACCGAGGAGCACGTCAACTCGGTCCCGATCTCGTCGCGCTCGAAGGCCGTCATCGAGCCGCTGCTGTCGCCCCAGTGGTACGTCGCGATGCAGCCGCTCGCCGACAAGGCGCTGGCGGTCGTCAACGACGGCACGATCACGTTCCACCCAAGCCGCTGGGCCAACGAGTACCGACGCTGGCTGGAGGACATCCGCGACTGGCCGATCTCGCGCCAGCTCTGGTGGGGCCACCGGATCCCGGTCTGGTACCCCGTCGACGCCGACGGCGTGCGCGACGAGGACGCTTTCGTGGTGTCGGTCGACTCGCCCGGCGAGGGCTACGTGCAGGACGAGGACGTGCTCGACACGTGGTTCTCGTCCTGGCTCTGGCCCTTCGCGACGCTGGGCTGGCCCGAGAAGACGGACGCGCTGAAGGCGTTCTACCCGGGCTCGGTGCTCGTCTCCGGGTACGACATCCTGTTCTTCTGGATCGCGCGCATGATCATGGCCGGGACCCATTTCCTCGACGAGGTGCCCTACACCGACGTGTTCATCACGGGCATGATCAAGGACAAGCAGGGGCGGTGGATGTCGAAGTCGCTGGGCAACGGCATCGACCCGCTCGACATGATCGAGACCTACGGCGCCGACGCGGTCCGCTACACGCTGGCCGTGCTCTGCGCGCAGGGCCAGGACATCAAGCTCGACGAGGGCAAGTTCGAGGGCGGCCGCAACTTCGCGAACAAGATCTGGAACGCGTCCCGCGTGTTCGGCCGCTTCGTGGAGAAGGACGCCGCCGGGCGCCCGACCGAGGACCTGCGCCGCGAGCGCGACTTCGCCGACCTCGACCTGGCCGAGCGCTGGCTGCTGACGCGGCTCCACGAGACGACCGAAGCGGTCACCGAGGCGCTCGACAAATACCGGATCTCGGAGGCCGCGCATCTCGCCTACGACTTCGTCTGGCGCGACTTCTGTGACTGGTACCTCGAAGTGTCGAAGGCGCCGCACGGCGAAACGCCGAGCCGCGAGACGCTGGCGCTCTCGACCGAGGTGTTCGAGCAGATCCTCCAACTGCTCCACCCCTTCATGCCGTTCGTGACGGAAGAACTGTGGTGGACGCTCCGTCCGCGCCAGCCGGGCGACGCGCTCATCGCCGCCGCGTGGCCCGCGCCCGACCCGGCCGAGACGGACGCCGAGGCGGCCGGGACGTTCGCGACGGTGCAGGACCTGGTGACAGCCATCCGCCAGGTGCGCGCCCAGTACAACGTGCCGCCGTCCCAGGACGTCCGCGCGCTCATTGTGACCGGCGACGCCGCCACGGCGACGGCGCTGGAAGGCGCGCGTGAGTACGTCGAGCGCCTGGCCGGGCTCTCCGCGTTGACGCTCGGCGCGGACCTGGACAAGCCGAAGGCGAGCGCCGCGGTCGTCGTGGGGCCGCACATCGTCTACGTGCCCCTGGAAGGCATGATCGACCTCGACGTGGAGCGGGCGCGCTTGCAGAAGGAGATCGACGCCAAGCGGGGCTTCCTGGGCGGCGTCGAGAAGAAGCTCCTGAACGAGGCGTTCGTGAGCCGCGCGCCCGAGGCGGTCGTCGCCAAGGAGCGGCAGAAGGCGGACGACGCGAAGGCCGAGATCGCGGCGCTGCAGGCTAACCTCGCCGACCTCGGATGA
- a CDS encoding DUF6174 domain-containing protein: MLRPLLLAALLPFVGCSAPAQVDPGDGPVIGPQIPSGPAAERSPDLDAARERWADAGLDAYTMTLQRICFCPSPDYTGPFEVTVRDGAVETVRLDGATVDDERGVSVDDLFALIEEAYERNAARVELEFHPELGYPTSLGIDYDTMMADEEIAYRVSDLRASDR; this comes from the coding sequence ATGCTCCGCCCCCTTCTGCTCGCTGCCCTTCTGCCGTTCGTCGGGTGCTCCGCGCCCGCCCAGGTCGATCCCGGCGACGGGCCCGTGATCGGCCCCCAGATCCCGTCCGGCCCGGCCGCGGAGCGCTCGCCGGACCTCGACGCCGCCCGCGAGCGCTGGGCCGACGCTGGACTGGACGCCTACACGATGACGCTCCAGCGCATCTGTTTTTGCCCGTCGCCCGACTACACGGGTCCGTTCGAGGTGACCGTGCGTGACGGCGCGGTCGAGACGGTCCGCCTCGACGGCGCGACGGTGGACGACGAGCGCGGGGTGTCGGTGGACGACCTCTTCGCGCTGATCGAGGAGGCCTACGAGCGCAACGCGGCGCGGGTCGAGCTGGAGTTCCACCCCGAGCTCGGCTACCCCACGAGCCTCGGCATCGACTACGACACCATGATGGCGGATGAGGAGATCGCCTACCGTGTCTCCGACCTCCGCGCGTCCGACCGGTAG
- a CDS encoding long-chain fatty acid--CoA ligase, whose translation MPAVVPFETAPQLFHRLSAHYAGTGKAALGYKDRATKTWTDIPWEDLHERVHQLAGFLHARGVRAGDRVAILSENRPEWAVADLATQVLGAVTVALYTTTPASQVAYVVRDSGAVVLIVSTGLQLRKADRAYDDCPDLRAIVSMAEPRKARPDTPVTTWADALAEGARHAVTLDEAVVTPDDLSALIYTSGTTGEPKGVMMTHRNLMSNVHAALERIDVTEDDVHLSFLPLSHAFERTAGYSTVLAAGAQIVYAESIDAISKNLPEVRPTLMVSVPRLFERVYATIQRSVAEGSLVKRGLFAWAVDVGTAVARREAEGRTVWPHLRAQHAVAQRLVFSTLHEKLGGRIKYAISGGAALPEEIGAFFQAAGIRLIEGYGLSETAPILAANPTDAPQYGTVGWVMPGVTVGIRSLDTGHVLAEVEGDAYPLDVTTAPGEILARGPGVMPGYWDRPEDTAAAFDADGWFRTGDVGRFEGGYLRITDRIKHMIVTGGGKNVYPGPIEAALSASPLVAQLMVVGEGRPFLSALVVPDLDVLALEANARDLPTGPREQMLAEPALLSLFDDVFAAYNAGAASHERVRTYRFAPEPFTVDNDLMTPTMKLKRRLIEDRFAELVETMYESDR comes from the coding sequence ATGCCTGCCGTCGTCCCGTTCGAGACCGCGCCCCAGCTCTTCCACCGCCTCTCCGCCCACTACGCCGGGACGGGCAAGGCGGCGCTGGGCTACAAAGACAGAGCGACCAAGACCTGGACCGACATCCCGTGGGAAGATCTCCACGAGCGGGTCCACCAGCTGGCCGGGTTCCTGCACGCACGCGGCGTGCGCGCGGGCGACCGCGTCGCCATCCTGAGCGAGAACCGTCCCGAGTGGGCCGTCGCCGACCTCGCCACGCAGGTCCTGGGCGCGGTCACCGTCGCCCTGTACACGACCACGCCCGCCAGCCAGGTGGCGTACGTCGTCCGCGACAGTGGCGCCGTCGTGCTGATCGTCTCGACCGGCCTCCAACTCCGCAAGGCCGACCGCGCCTACGACGACTGCCCCGATCTCCGGGCCATCGTGTCGATGGCGGAGCCGCGCAAGGCCCGCCCCGACACCCCGGTCACCACCTGGGCCGACGCGCTCGCCGAGGGCGCCCGCCACGCGGTGACGCTCGACGAGGCCGTGGTGACGCCCGACGACCTCTCGGCGCTCATCTACACCTCCGGCACCACGGGCGAGCCGAAGGGCGTCATGATGACGCATCGCAACCTGATGTCGAACGTCCACGCGGCGCTGGAGCGGATCGACGTGACCGAGGACGACGTGCACCTGTCGTTCCTGCCCCTCAGCCACGCCTTCGAGCGGACGGCCGGGTACTCGACCGTGCTGGCGGCGGGCGCGCAGATCGTCTACGCCGAGTCCATCGACGCCATCTCGAAGAACCTCCCGGAGGTCCGCCCCACGCTGATGGTGTCGGTGCCGCGCCTGTTCGAGCGGGTGTACGCGACCATCCAGCGGTCCGTGGCAGAGGGCTCGCTGGTCAAGCGCGGCCTGTTCGCGTGGGCGGTCGACGTGGGAACGGCCGTCGCCCGGCGGGAGGCTGAGGGGCGGACGGTCTGGCCGCACCTCCGCGCGCAGCACGCGGTCGCGCAGCGGCTCGTGTTCTCGACGCTGCACGAGAAGCTGGGCGGGCGCATCAAGTACGCCATCAGCGGCGGGGCCGCGTTGCCGGAGGAGATCGGCGCGTTCTTCCAGGCCGCGGGCATCCGCCTGATCGAGGGCTACGGCCTGAGCGAGACGGCGCCCATCCTGGCTGCCAACCCCACCGATGCGCCGCAGTATGGCACGGTCGGCTGGGTGATGCCCGGCGTGACGGTCGGCATCCGGTCGCTCGACACCGGTCACGTGCTCGCCGAGGTGGAGGGCGATGCCTACCCGCTCGACGTGACCACGGCGCCCGGCGAGATCCTGGCCCGCGGCCCCGGCGTGATGCCCGGCTACTGGGACCGCCCCGAGGACACCGCCGCGGCCTTCGACGCCGACGGCTGGTTCCGCACCGGCGACGTGGGGCGTTTCGAGGGCGGCTACCTCCGCATCACCGACCGGATCAAGCACATGATCGTGACCGGGGGCGGGAAGAACGTCTACCCCGGCCCCATCGAGGCCGCGCTCTCGGCCAGCCCCCTCGTGGCGCAGTTGATGGTCGTCGGCGAGGGGCGGCCGTTCCTGTCCGCGCTCGTCGTGCCCGACCTGGACGTGCTGGCGCTGGAGGCGAACGCACGGGACCTCCCGACGGGCCCGCGGGAGCAGATGCTGGCCGAGCCTGCGCTCCTGTCCCTGTTCGACGACGTGTTCGCAGCCTACAACGCCGGCGCCGCGAGCCACGAGCGCGTCCGCACCTACCGCTTCGCGCCGGAGCCCTTCACCGTCGACAACGACCTCATGACGCCGACAATGAAGTTGAAGCGGCGTCTCATCGAGGACCGCTTCGCGGAGCTGGTCGAGACGATGTACGAGTCCGACCGGTAG
- a CDS encoding response regulator transcription factor — translation MSISVAIVEDLEDVREGLAALVDAADGFACAATFADAEAFLDALSPPRGGGLRLDVALMDIGLPGMSGIEAVRELTRRRSTVQAMMLTVYEDNDSVFEALRAGATGYVLKTTPPDELLDAIRKLVAGGSPMSSGIARRVVEAFHRPPLVPVDETPLTPREHEILDLLVQGHRYREIADQLFISLDTVRTHVRHVYEKMHVRSRAEAAAKVLGRV, via the coding sequence GTGTCCATCTCCGTCGCCATCGTCGAGGACCTCGAAGACGTCCGCGAGGGCCTCGCGGCGCTGGTCGACGCGGCCGACGGCTTCGCCTGCGCGGCCACCTTCGCCGACGCCGAGGCCTTTCTGGACGCCCTCTCCCCCCCGCGCGGGGGCGGCCTCCGCCTCGACGTCGCGCTGATGGACATCGGCCTGCCGGGCATGAGCGGCATCGAGGCCGTCCGCGAGCTGACGCGGCGGCGATCGACCGTCCAGGCGATGATGCTGACGGTCTACGAGGACAACGACTCGGTCTTCGAAGCCCTCCGCGCCGGAGCGACCGGCTACGTCCTCAAGACGACCCCGCCGGACGAGTTGCTGGACGCCATCCGGAAACTCGTCGCGGGCGGCTCGCCGATGTCGAGTGGCATCGCGCGCCGCGTCGTGGAGGCGTTCCACCGCCCACCGCTTGTGCCGGTCGACGAGACGCCGCTGACGCCGCGCGAGCATGAGATCCTCGACCTGCTGGTCCAGGGCCACCGCTACCGTGAGATCGCCGACCAGCTGTTCATCTCGCTCGACACGGTCCGCACCCACGTTCGCCACGTGTACGAGAAGATGCACGTCCGCTCCCGCGCCGAGGCGGCGGCCAAGGTGCTGGGGCGGGTGTGA
- a CDS encoding DUF6174 domain-containing protein, whose translation MRALPLILGLLLVAGCDTDPIVGGEALTRGQVEAARASFVASGADSYVLRYAIDCFCPPNEVEVRVADGAVADVSWTSYEAAPLTVLGLYDLVLDAYRQDAALVRATVSATEPRVPADIWIDYDEAIADEEIGYRVLSFDAR comes from the coding sequence ATGCGCGCCCTGCCTCTCATCCTCGGCCTCCTCCTCGTCGCGGGCTGCGACACCGACCCCATCGTCGGCGGCGAGGCGCTGACGCGGGGCCAGGTCGAGGCCGCCCGCGCCAGCTTCGTCGCCTCGGGCGCCGACTCGTACGTGCTGCGCTACGCCATCGACTGCTTCTGCCCGCCCAACGAGGTCGAGGTCCGCGTGGCCGACGGAGCGGTGGCCGACGTGTCGTGGACGAGCTACGAGGCCGCCCCGCTGACGGTGCTCGGCCTCTACGATCTCGTGCTCGACGCCTACCGCCAGGATGCCGCGTTGGTGCGGGCCACCGTCTCGGCGACGGAGCCGCGGGTGCCCGCCGACATCTGGATCGACTACGACGAGGCCATCGCCGACGAGGAGATCGGCTACCGCGTGCTCTCGTTCGACGCCCGGTAG